In Deltaproteobacteria bacterium, the sequence GATCATACTGCTGGCAACATCCGGTCTGGCGTGGTACCAGGTGAATCTCCTCCTGTCCCCGGTTTCGAGCAACAAGAAGCAGGTGCTTGTGACTATCCCCAAAGGGGCAACGCCAGGCGAGATGGGGAGGCTGCTGGAGGAGGCGAAGGTGATTCGCTCGGCCAAGGCCTTCCGTTACCTGGTGGCCTGGAAAAAGGCGGGCCCCAGACTTCGGGCTGGTGAGCATCTGCTTGATCCCAGTTTTAACACCTCGGAAATCATAGAAAGCCTGATCAAAGGCCGGTTGAAGATGCACCGGCTGACCCTGGCTGAAGGCCTGACCATGGCTCAAATTGCAGTGATGGTCTCCAGGGCCGGGTTGGCCGGGGAGGACAAGCTGTTCAGCCTGTTCAACAACACTGAATTCATCGCCTCCTTGGGGCTCGATGTCCAAAGCCTGGAAGGTTACCTTTTCCCTGAGACCTACTATTTTACTGCCGGAGCTTCTGCCTCAGATATCATCCGGGCCATGGTAGACAGATTTTGGGAGGTCTGGAGCCGCTATGAAGCCCAGGCGCAAACTACGGGCATGACCCGGCATGAGATCGTTACTCTGGCTTCTATCGTGGAGAAAGAAACCGGAGATGGGTCTGAAAGGCCCCTCATTGCAGCCGTATTCCTCAACCGCCTCAAGAAGGGCATGCGGTTGCAAAGCGACCCGACCGTAATTTATGGTCTCAAGGATTTTGATGGAAACCTGACGCGCAGACACCTCGAAGCCTATACCCCTTATAACACCTACCAGATCAAGGCCTTGCCTCCCGGGCCTATTGCGAACCCCGGCGAGGCCAGTCTCAAGGCCGTCCTGGAACCGGCTAATGTCAATTACTTCTATTTTGTCTCGAAAAATGATGGGACACACCATTTTTCTACTACTTTGACTGAGCATAACCGGGCGGTAAATCTTTATCAGCGACGTTATCGCCGCCAGTAAGGCCCGTAAATATCTTCCTTCAGTAAGTCATACCCCCCTCTTTTTGCTTCATTTTTGACACATCTATACATGATGTTGTGGTTTGATGCATTATATCTCCTATATATCGTAGTTTAATTTTCAGCAAAAAATTTAATAATTTCTAAAGGTTCAGTGAATTTTTTCCTTGACAGGTGGGGAAAAGAGGCATAAAGTGGTTCATTAAAGGCACAGAGTGGAAAAAGTTGGCAGAGAGGGGGACCTTGCCCCCAAGGTATGATCAATGTTCAAAGGCAATTTTCAACACACGATTGATCCCAAGGGCCGGATGTCCGTCCCGACGCGGTTCAGGGATTTGATCCCGGATGATGGACACGGGAAACAGCTCGTTATCACCTGGGGGATGACCGGCGAGTGTCTCTGGGCTTATCCTCAGGAGGACTGGGAGGAGATCGAGGAACAGATCAGGCGCACGAAATCCAGCCCTCAGAAAGACGCCTTTGTTCGTAACTTCATCGGGAACGCTCATGAATGCACCCTGGACAAGATGGGTCGTATCTTAATTCCGCCGACATTGCGTGAAAAAGCTGGTTTAAAAAAACATATCGTGGCCGTGGGCGCGTTGCAGAAGTTTGAGATCTGGGACCAGGAACGTTATAAAGCCTTTGAGCAGGGCGAGGTTCCGCAAACCCTGGCCCAGGAGTTTTATGAGTCTGAAGAGATCAGGATATG encodes:
- the mltG gene encoding endolytic transglycosylase MltG → MRRFLLWAGIISLIILLATSGLAWYQVNLLLSPVSSNKKQVLVTIPKGATPGEMGRLLEEAKVIRSAKAFRYLVAWKKAGPRLRAGEHLLDPSFNTSEIIESLIKGRLKMHRLTLAEGLTMAQIAVMVSRAGLAGEDKLFSLFNNTEFIASLGLDVQSLEGYLFPETYYFTAGASASDIIRAMVDRFWEVWSRYEAQAQTTGMTRHEIVTLASIVEKETGDGSERPLIAAVFLNRLKKGMRLQSDPTVIYGLKDFDGNLTRRHLEAYTPYNTYQIKALPPGPIANPGEASLKAVLEPANVNYFYFVSKNDGTHHFSTTLTEHNRAVNLYQRRYRRQ
- the mraZ gene encoding division/cell wall cluster transcriptional repressor MraZ; translation: MFKGNFQHTIDPKGRMSVPTRFRDLIPDDGHGKQLVITWGMTGECLWAYPQEDWEEIEEQIRRTKSSPQKDAFVRNFIGNAHECTLDKMGRILIPPTLREKAGLKKHIVAVGALQKFEIWDQERYKAFEQGEVPQTLAQEFYESEEIRI